From Desulfobulbaceae bacterium, one genomic window encodes:
- a CDS encoding GAK system XXXCH domain-containing protein — MHSKSAKTAEIAELKFRPLKKDLHHWFKQLRYATESGKLPDLKTVEQFLAGVTLMVSYPGFGDEFYSSFKAACDSLLPLLKSGDINSFEKQITTIHDLKKQCHLRFK, encoded by the coding sequence GTGCACTCAAAATCAGCAAAAACAGCAGAAATTGCCGAGTTAAAGTTCCGGCCCTTAAAAAAAGACCTGCACCATTGGTTCAAGCAACTTCGATACGCTACCGAATCGGGCAAACTTCCTGACCTAAAAACAGTAGAGCAATTCCTGGCCGGAGTCACTCTCATGGTTTCTTACCCAGGTTTCGGGGATGAATTCTATTCGTCTTTCAAAGCAGCCTGTGATTCGTTGCTTCCCCTTCTCAAATCTGGTGATATCAACAGTTTCGAAAAACAGATAACAACCATCCATGACCTCAAAAAACAGTGCCATCTTCGCTTCAAATAA